CGCCGCGGCCTCTCGGTTCGAGCTGCCGTTCGCGACCAGTTGCAGCACCTGCTTCTCTCGATCCGTCAACGTGCCGGCACCGGGCCTGCGCACCTGCCCCATGAGGTGCCGTGTCGCCGACGGCGCGAGCACCGACTCGCCACGCGCGGCCGCACGGACGGCTCGCATCAGTTCGTCGGGCAGCGCGTCCTTCAGGAGATATCCGATCGCCCCCGCCTCGATCGCGGGCAGTACGTCGCTCTCACTGTCGAAGGTGGTCAGGATCAGTACTCGGGTGCTCGGTGCACGCTCGCGCAGGGCGGCGGTCGCGGCGACGCCGTCCATCCCGGGCATCCGAAGATCCATGAGCACGACGTCCGCCGCCAGCAGCTCCGCACGTTCGACGCCCTCCGCGCCGTGCCCGGCCTCGCCGACCACGACGATGTCCTCGGTGTCCGCGAAGGTGTCGCGCAGCCCGCCCCGCACGATCGGGTGGTCGTCGACGATCAGCAGTCGAATCATCGGTCGGTCTCCCCCTTCGCTCCCGCACCCCCGAGGGCGATCGCCGGAACGCGCGCGCTGACGGAGGTCCCGTCGCCCGGTGCGCTCTGCACCTCCAGGTGACCGCCCACCCCTCTGATGCGCTGGCGCATGCTCGTCAGGCCGAAGCCGGCGCCGCCCCCTGTGCCGAAGCCGCGTCCATCATCCCGCACGTCCAACAGCACCTCGGTGCCCGTGTACGACAGCGTGACACCGACGCGCGAGGCCTCCGCGTGCTTCGCCACGTTGGTCAGCGACTCCTGCGCGACCCGGAAGAGAGACACCTCGATCGCCGGGCTCAGCGGCTCTCGGGTACCGGTGACCGCCAGCCGCGCGCTGATCCCCTGGTCCTCCGACCATCGCTCGGTCAACGTGCGCAGCGCGTCGGGAAGGTGCGCTCGCCCGAGTTCCTGGGGAGCGAGCGCCTGCACGGACCGTCTGGCCTCGGTCAGGCTGCTGCGCGCGAGTCGAAGCGCACGCGCGACGTGCTCTTCCGTCTCGCCCCGCATACTCGCGGACCGCTCCGCCGCCTGGAGTTGCGTGATGATGCCCGCGAGCCCCTGCGCCAGGGTGTCGTGGATCTCGCCCGCCAATCGCTGCCGCTCGTCCTGCGCCCCGGATTCACGGGCCTGAGCGACCAGTTGCGCGTGGAGTCCGGCGTTCTCGTGCAGTGCAGCCTCAAGTCGCTCGACGAGTTCCTCCCGCTTGCGTTCCTCCGGCTCGCTGCGCGCCGTCAGCAGGATTCCCACGCCGATCGCCGCGGTCTGCACGGCGACGATCAGGATGAACTCCGCGAGCATGTCCGAGGTCGGGTCGGTCCACACCCGCATCGCCGACCCGTTGAGCGCCACGGAGGTGGCCAGGACCCCGAGCACCCCCAACGGCCACGGCCTGAGCAGGTACGCGTGGAAGAAGCCCGCGACCGTGAAGACGAGGAAGCTCTCGGAGTACGTCATGAGGGTGACGCAGAGTACGAGCAGCCCGACGAAGAAGACGCCCGCCGACATGGGCCGGAGCGTTCTGCGCCTGATGGGCAGCGTGTGTCCGAACAGCACCCACGGCACCGCGACCGCGACCAGCCCGAGGACCGAGGCGCCCTCGGGCCAGAAGCCTTCACCGGAGGCCGGGAGCACCCGCGAGAAATAGAGGGCCGTCGAGATCGTCAGCAGCGACCACGGCGTGATCAACTGCAGCAGGTCCCAGACCCGCAGCTGCTCCGCCTTCCAGGCCAGCCGGGAGCGATTCGCGGTCTGCGCCTCGTCCGTGACGGCGGATTCGCGTGTCCCGGAGCTCGGGTGCTCACCGGCCCCGGCGTCCCACGTCATCGACACCTACTCCCAGCGGAACAGCTTCGCGGCGATCGCGCTCGCGGTCACCGCGATTCCCGCCATTATGGTGATCTGCAGCCAGAAGGGCTGGCCACCGGCGGTGGCGGTGATCTCGCCTGCCTCGACGGACCACGCCGCGGTGAGAGCCTGTAGACCGGGCGGGATGAATTCGCCGACCTCACGCAGCAGGTCGGGCATGAGGACACGGGGCAGGAAGGCTCCGCCTGCGAACATCAGCGTGACGAACAGCAGGGTGCCGATCTGGTTGGCGGCACTGCTCGTGCGGGCCACGGCCGCCGCGATCATGCCGATTCCGAGCAGCGCCGCATAGCCGACGAGGAAGGCGACGACGAACTCCAGGGGCCGCTCGGGCGGCGCGATGCCCAGCACCGCCCACGCCGAGAAGATCATGAGCGCCGCGGCGACGACCACGGAGGCGAACGCGACGATCATCTGCGCCAGCAGGACGCCGCGCGGATGCGCGGGAGTGGTCGACAGCCTGCGCAGGATGCCGCGCTCGCGATACGTCGCGATGACCGACGGGACGTGCTGCACGGCGATCATCACCATTCCGAACACCAGTGCGGTCGGCGCCCAGATGTCGATGGACCGGAGCCCGCCCGTCTCCGGCGACGACTCTCGGAGGGCCGGGACGGCACCGAGCCCGAGCAGGAGTGCCGTCGGGAACAGGACACCGAACATGACGGTGGCGGAGTCTCGAAGGAAGAGCCTCGTCTCAACCTTGACCGCCTTCAGGGGAGCGCGCATCAGTCGACCGCCCTCTCGGAGAGCTGTGCGGAGCGCGGGGCGCGGCCCGTGAACGCCATGAACGCGTCGTCGAGGTTGCTCCGGTCGACGCGGAGATCCCGCGCCACGACCTGCGCCCTGGCGAGCGCCCCTGCGACGCTGCTCAGAAGCTCTCCTCTGCCGGTGACCAGCCAGCGGCCCTCGGCGATCGCGACGTCGGTCACGTCGGGCAGCTCGGTCAGGACACTCCTGTCCAGCGGTTGACTCACGCGGAAGCGGACCTGCCGCACCGTGTTCGCTCGCGCGATCAGCCCCGCCGGCGTGTCCAGTGCGGCAACGCGACCACTGTCGATGACGGCGATCCGGTCGCTGAGGCGTTCCGCCTCGTCCATGAAGTGTGTGACGAGGAGGATCGTGACGCCCCTGTCGCGAACCCGTTCGATGAGGCTCCAGGTGTCGCGTCTGGCCTGGGGGTCCAGGCCGGTCGTGAGCTCGTCGAGGATCGCGACCTTCGGGTCGCCCACCAGAGCGAGGGCGATCGAGAGCCGCTGCTTCTGTCCGCCCGAGAGGGACTTGTACCGCGTGTCGCGCTTCTCGGTGAGGTTCAGGAGCTCCATGAGCTCGCGCCAGTCGGCGGGTTCCCGGTAGAACGAGCTGTAGAGTTCGAGCGCCTCGGCGACCTTGATCGCATCGGGGAAACTGCTCTCCTGCGGTTGCACGCCGAGTCGTTCACGCACCTCTGCCCGGTCCTTGATCGGGTCGAGTCCCAGCACGGAGATCGAGCCCGAGTCGGGTGTCCGCAGCCCGGCGATGCACTCGACGGTCGTCGTCTTGCCTGCGCCGTTGGGCCCGATGATGCCGAAGATCTCCCCCTCTTCGACGGTGAACGAGACGTCGTCGACGGCGACGTGCCCCCCGTAGCGCTGGTGCAGATCTCGTACTTCCACTGCGTTCATGCCGCGAAGTCTCGGGCGCACCGCGCCCCTTCTCATCGACCGTGGCGGCTGAGCTCGGGTTGATTCGTGCCTCCACCGTTCGGTGGAGGCACGGCGCCGTGTGGATGGGGACGCCCCGTCGGTCGTCGCGCGATCCGTCGCCCCGCCGGGCGGGCGACCCGGAGGACGGACCGACCTGTTCGACCTCCCGCGTCGGCCCCGGTGTTCGGATCGGCTCGACGCCGAGCGCGCCGCGAGCGTCGATGTCGCCGTGTCCGGTCGAGGCGGGCAGGCACCGACGTCCGGCCGCCGTCCGAACCTGCCGCGTCGCGACCACCCGAACGACCCGGTTGCCAACCGGACCGCAGGTCCGTATCGTCGAACAAAAGCGGACCAATGGTCCGATTTGCCGCTCAGGAGGTCGCATGCCCACCCGCTCCGCCGTCGACGTCTTTCGACAGGCGTTACCCGCTCTCCAGACCGGTGAGGTCCAGAGCTGGCTCGATCTGTGCACCGAGGACGTCGTCTTCGAGTTCCCCTTCGCCCGCCCCGAGCAGCCACACCGCGTCGAGGGCAGACCGGCTCTCGCCGAATACCTCACGGCCGTCACCTCCCGCGTCCGGCTCGACGGTCTGGACGCGCTGGAGACGCACCAGACGGTGAATCCCGACGTCGCCGTCATCGAGGCGACCGCCACCGGCACGGTCGCCGCCACCGGCGAGCCCTACCGGATGTCCTACGTGGTCGTGCTGACCCTGCGGGACGGGCTGATCGCGCGTTATCGGGACTACTGGAATCCCCTGCACACCTCGGACAGGAAGGCCGCGGCATGACTCTGTCCACATCGGATGCCACGTCGGTCGGACGTGCTCTCGTGACCGGCGCGAGCGGGACCACCGGGCGCCGGGTGGCGGCCGGACTGGCCGCGCGGGGAATCGCCGTGACCTCGGCCAACCGCTCCGGGACCGGGCCTGCGGGGACCCGGGGGACCCGGTTCGACTGGCATGACACGAGCACGCACCCCGGCGCCCTCCACGAGGTCGACCGGGTATACCTCATCGTGCCCGCCGACGACGCCGATCCGCAGGCGGTGATGCGTCCCTTCCTCACCCTCGCCAGGGAGTCGGGGGTCCGCCGCGCCGTCCTGCTCAGCAGCTCCGCCCTGTCCTCGGGCGGCCCCGGACCAGGCGCCGTGCACGAGGCCGTCGCCGAGCTGTTCGACGAGTGGGCGGTCTTACGCCCGAGCTGGTTCATGCAGAACTTCGTCGGAGACCATCCGCACGCCGCCACCATCCGGGCGGAGTCCGTCATCACCACGGCCACCGGCGACGGGCGAGTCGGCTTCATCGACGCCGACGACATCGCCCGCGTCGCCGTCGAGACGCTGCTGTCGCCCGTCCCGTGGAACACGGACCTCGTCCTCACCGGTCCGGAGGCGCTGAGCTACGACGACGTCGCGGCCGTCCTGACCGACGTCGGCGGCCGTCGGATCGCCCACGTTCCCGTCGACGCCGACACGCTGCGAACCCGACTGGAGGCAGCCGGGGTGTTCCCGGCGCTCGCCGCGATGCTCAGCACGCTCGACGTCGCCATCGCAGGCGGGATCGACGACCGCGTTACGGATACCGTGTCACAGGTGACCGGCACGGCGCCTCGCTCCTTCCGCGAGTTCGCCGCCGCCGAATTCCGGTTGTAGAGACGTCGAGGGGTGGCCGTGGCAGGCAGGGAACGAGCAGACGCCGCGCGCAACCGGCAGGCGATCCTCGATGCCGCGGCCACCCTCTTCGCGACCTCCTCCGATCCCCTGTCGATCACGATGAACGACATCGCGGCCGAGGCGGGAGTAGGCAAGGGCACGTTGTTCCGCCGTTTCGGCGACCGGGCCGGGCTGCTGAACGCGGTCTACGCGACGCGGATCGGCGCCCTGCACGACGCCGTCGCCACCGGCCCGCCCCCGTTGGGACCGGGCACGCCCCCGTCCGAGCGCGTCGTCGCCGTCCTCGACGCCCTCGTCGAGTTCAAGCTGCACAACCGCCAGGTGGCCCTGGCCTTGGAGCACCTCGAACCGGGAGCGACGAACTCCTGCCTCGACACCCCGAACTACCGCAACGCCCACACGCTGTTCGCCGGCCTGCTCACCGACGTCGTGGGCGCCGACCAGGCGTCCTGGGCCGCCCACGCGCTCCTCGCCTACACACGGATCGACCTGCTGGGACACCTGATCACCGCGGAGGGCTGGAGCGCCGAACGGGTCCGCGACCAGATCGGCGCACTCGCCGCACGCATCCTCGCCCGCTGACGAGGCGTCTCGCCGGGCGGCCGGCCCGGCACGCGCCACTCCGGCCGCCGCTCACGAGATCGCCGCCTCCTCACACGGGTGTGCAGGCGCGGCGGCGCAGCCGACCCCGGCCTCCGAGGCACGCCCGTTCCGCGGCGCACGTGCCTGGTCCGTCCGCCTGCGCGTCCGAGGCGGACCGCCACCCGACCCGGCACCGCCGGGCGGGATGCGGCGACCCCGATCGCCACACCCCGCACGACGTGCGCGCCGCCGGGCGTACCCGGCTGGGCATCCCCTCAGCCCGCGGTGCCGTCCGCCGCGCAGGTGATGTTCTTCTCGGGCAGGTCGCCGTGGACCAGGAATCGCGTGGTGACGTTCAGGGCGCAGGGGTTGTCGCCGAGGACGTAGACGCCGTGGCCGCTGCCGTCGACGCTCACCAGGCGGGACCGGTCGCCGAACTTCTCGTCGAGCAGTTCGCCGCCGCGCGACGGGGTCGCCGGGTCCCGCTGGTTCTGCACGATCAGGACGTTCGTCGGCCCGTCGCTCTCGATCTCCACCGGCTCCTCCAGCGGCTCCTGCCAGTACGCGCAGGGCATGATGTTGGCGGCGGCCGCGCCGAACAGCGGGTAGGCCTCACGGTCCTCGGCCACGCCACGCTGGTAGGTCTCGACGTCCTCGGGCCACTCGGCGTCGTTGCAGGTCACCGCCAGGAAGGCCGACCAGGAGTTGTCGAACGCCGAGGGCTCCGACGCGCCGGTCGGCGGACCGCTCGGCAGCACGGGCAGATCGGCGTCGAGCAGCGCCAGCACGTCCTGGGCCGCCGGGTCCGAGACGGACACCGACTGCCAGAGCTGCGCGGTCCTGCCGTAGGACGCCTCCCGGTAGAGCCCGCCGAAGGTGGCGAGCCGGAAGAGCGTCCCGTCGACGACGCCCTCCACCGGGTTCTCGTCGAGCCGTTCGGCGATGTCGAAGTAGGTCTCGCGCACCTCCTCCGGGGTGCTGCCCAGCTCATAGGAGTCGTGTCGGGCCGCGGCCCAGTCCGCGAAGTCCGGGAACATCTCCTCCAATCCGAGGCCGAACCGGCGGATGCCCTCGTAGTCGAGATGGGTGTCGCCGATGTTGCTGTCGAGCACGACTCGGTCGGCGGTGTCCGGGAACATCGAGGCGTAGGCGGCGCCCAACGCGCTGCCGTAGGAATAGCCCAGGAAGCTCGCCTTCTCCTCGCCCAACGCCGCACGGATCGAGTCCAGATCACGCGCCGTGTTCGCCGTCGACAGGTGCCGCAGCCGCCCGTCGACGTCGTTGGCGGCGCACTGCTCGGCGACACCCTGGGCGATCCGCGCCTGCTCGGCGACGGCGGCCTCGTCGACCGCGTACGGCGGGATGTTGCCGAAGTAGTCCGTGTCGTCGGCGGTGAAGCCGCAGCTGACCGGGGCCGAATGCCCGACACCCCTGGGGTCCACGCCGATCAGGTCGTAGCCCGCCAGGACGCTGTTCGGAAGGCCCTGGGAGCTCAAGAGCGTGGACAGGTCCAGCCCGGAGCCGCCCGGGCCGCCGGGGTTCAGCAGCAGGATGCCGCGTCGCTGTTCCGGGTTGAAGCTGGGCAGCCGCGAGATCATGATCTCGATCCGCTCGCCGTCGGGGTCGCCGTAGTCCAGCGGCACCGGCACCGTGGCGCACTGCAACAGCGGCGGATCGTTGGGCACGTCCGCCGGACACTCGCCCCAGGCGAGCGGTGTCGCGGGGGCGGTTCCCTCGTCCGCGGTCGCCGCGGGCACTCCGATCAGTGCCCCGGACAGACCCAGCACGGCCAGCAGGGTCGCCCCTCGCCGGACATCGCGTCGTCGATTCACGTGGTTCACACTCCCGAGAGTCGGTTCGACTGCCGACACCACACACCGTGCCGCTACGGCATAGTCAAGGACTCGTCGGCCACCGTCTACGAAGGACGCTCACGGCCCGAGAGGATCGGCCGAGGCCGTCGGGCCCGCGTGGGATCTCGCGCGGACAAGAGCCGATCTCGGGTGTGGGGAGGAACGATCCGTCGTCGGCGGCCGAGCCGGGGCAGGCGGCGGCCGGATGCCGTCGAGCGGACTCACTAGCGGCGGACTCGCCGCAGGGGACCCGCGCTAGCGCAGGATGCCCTGATGCAGCGCGCGCAGCACGGCGTTGGTCCGGTCCCTGGCGCCGAGCTTCACCAGGATGGTCGACACGTGGTTCTTCACGGTCCCCTCCGCGAGGAACAGCACCTCGGCGATCTCACGATTGCTGTACCCCTCGGCCATGAGGCGCAGCACCTCGCGTTCGCGTTCGGTCAGCTCCTGGACGGGCGGCGCGGCGATCTCCCCCGGTGTGGGGCCGGAGCGGATCGCCCGCAGCATGCGGTCGGTGATCGACGGCGCGATGAGTGTCCCGCCGTCCGCCAGGGTGTGCACGGCGCGGGCCAGCTGCTCCAGGGTCACGTCCTTGAGCAGGTAGCCGCGTGCCCCCGCCCTCAGGGCGTCCAGGACGACGGTGTCATCGTCGAAGGTGGTGAGGACCAGCACCGGGATGTCGATCCGGCGTTCGGCCAGTTGGCGCAACGTCCAGATGCCGTCGTAGCGGGGCATCCGCAGGTCGAGCAGGACCACCTCGGGTGATGCCTCTTCGATGACCTCCAAGGCGGCGCGGCCGTCGTCGGCCTCACCGACCACGTCGATGTCTGCGATGTCCAGCAGGGTGCGGATGCCGTGCCGCACGAGCGCCTGGTCGTCGACCACCACCACCCGGATCACGTCGGCATCCTCGCGGTGACCTTGAAACCGTCGCTGCCGTCGAAGGCGACGTCGCCGCCGAAGGCCGCGAACCGCTCGCCAAGGCCGCGGAGTCCGTTGCCCTCCATCGGACCGGAGTGTCCTTTCCCGTCGTCTACCGCTGTCAGTACCGCGCCCGTCGCATCCGCCGACACCTCGATCCACAGTTCTCGTGCCTCGGCGTGCCGGATGGTGTTGGTGACGATCTCCTGCACCGATCGCACGAGCGCCGCCGTCTGCGCCTCGTCGAGCCGGACCGCCGGGTCGACGTCGATCGACACCTCCAGGCCGGGCAGGTCACGTCCCACCTGGCGCAGCAGGTCGGTGAGGTCCGAGGGCTCGACACGCAGTTCGCCCACCGTGGCCCGCACGTCGGCCAGCAGATCACGAGCCACCCGATCGGCCCGGTCGACGTGCTCGCGAGCCCGCTCGCCCTCGCGGTGGCGGGCCGCCTCCAGCTCCAGGGTCAGCACGGTCAGCTGGTGGCCGATGAGATCGTGCAGCTCACGCGAGATCCGCAGCCGCTCCGCCGTGCGGGCGGACTCCGACAGCAGCGCCGACGCGGCACGCAGGTCGATGTGGGCCGTGGTCAGGTCGCGGCGCATCTGCTGTTCGCGGACGAGTGTGAGGGAACTCAACATCGTGGCCAGCTGGATGGCGATGTAGAAGCCCACGATCGTCATCAACTCAGTGGGCGAGGCTTCCGCCAGCATCAACAGTACGACGAGCACCACGGTGTTGAGCCCGATGACCGTCAGCCCCATCGGCGGCGGCACGGCGTAAACGCTCACCGCCGCGGTGATCACCAACAGGATCGGCAGCAGGCCCACGTCCGACGCGGTCAGCACCAACGCCCAGGACGACACGACGGACACGGCGAACATCGTGTGCCTGACCTTGCACGGCCTTTCGTCCGTCGAGATCAGCAGGGTCGCGAGGAAGACCACGAACAGGGCGAGCCACCAGCCACTCGGGATCGTCACCCGAGTCGTGCCGGTCAACACCGTCCCGCCCACCCAGATCGAGACGGCGAGCATCACCAGCCCGGACCATTGATCCAGGCTCAATCGTCGCATCGGGCCACTCTAGAAGACCCGCCGCGCCCGCTGCCCGTGCCGAAAGTCATGGTTGAAGTTCCTGACTTCCGGCACAGGTGCCGAGGGCGTCCGGCTCCCTAACGTTCTTGGCATGACAGCACCGGAACCAGCAGTGCACGCCGAGACGCTGCACAAACGCTACGGCGACAAGGTAGCCGTCGACGACGTGAGCCTGCGGATCGAGACGGGCGAAGTCCTCGGCATCCTCGGCACCAACGGTGCGGGCAAGACCACCACGGTCGAGATGATCGCCGGGCTGCGCACGCCCGACCGGGGCCGCGTGCGCATCCTGGGCCTGGACCCGCAGCGCGACCGCGCCAAGGTCCGACAGGTGCTCGGCGTCCAGTTGCAGCAGGCCACGCTGCACAGCGCGTTGACGGTCACCGAACTGATCGGCCTGTACCGCGGCTTCTACCCGAGTCCCCGTCCCGCCGAGGAGCTGCTCGACCTCGTCGGCCTCCAGGAACAGCGGTCCGTCCGCTTCGAGAAGCTCTCCGGCGGGCAGCAGCAGCGGCTGTCGATCGCCCTGGCGCTCGCGGGCAGGCCGAGGGTGGTGATCCTCGACGAGCTCACCACCGGTCTCGATCCCCGCGCCCGGCGGCAGATGTGGAAGACGATCGAGCGGCTGCGCGACGAGGACGTCACCATCCTGCTCGTCAGCCATGCCATGGAGGAGGTCGAGCGGCTCTGTGATCGCGTCGCGCTCATCGACGCGGGGCGGGTCATCGCCCTGGACACCACCAAGGGCCTGGTCACGAGCGCCGGGGCGGCGAACCTCGACGAGGCGTTCCTCGCACTGACCGGGAAGGAACTGGAGGACTCCGAATGAGCACCGCGGTCGAAGCCCGCAGACCGGGCATGAAGGCATGGCTGACGTTGATCCAGTGCGAGGCCAAGATGGTCGCGCGCGACACGGCGGGCCTGGTCGTCCCGATCGGACTTCCGCTGCTGAGCCTCGTGATGAGCGCGTCCTCGGCGGGCGACGAGGTGATCAGCAACGGGATGACGGCCCTCGACCTGTTCGTCCTTCCGCTGGTGTTGACGATGGTCATCGCGATCGTCGGCATCATCAACATGCCCAGCTTCCTCTCCTATTACCGCCGCACCGGCATCCTGCGCAGGCTCTCGGTCACGCCCGCGTCCCCGACCATGGTCCTGATCGCCCAGGTCATCGTGAGCGTCATCCAGACCGTGATCGGGCTCGCCGTCGCCGTCGCCGTCGCGTTCATCGGCTTCGGCGCCAACGTGCCCACGAATCTGGCCGCGGCGCTGGGCGTCTATCTGCTCACCATGGCGGCGATGTACGCGATCGGGATGATCGTCGCCGCCATCGCGCCGACCCCGAACTCGGCGGTCGCGATCGGCCTCGTCACCTTCTTCGCCTTCGGTGCGCTCGGCGGCATGTTCGGCGGGCCCGACGCGCTGCCGGACTTCCTCGCGTCCATCGGGGAGTGGCTGCCGTTCGGCGCCGCCGTCGACGCGCTCGCCGCCGCGTGGGCCGGGACGGCCGTCGAGATGTCCTCGCTGATCAGTCTCGGAGCGACGACCGTACTCGGTGTGCTCGTCGCGGCCGTGCTGTTCCGCTGGGACTGATCCGCCGGGATGAGCGCCGGCTCTGGTTCGCGGGACGCGGCGGGTCATGGGGTACGCCGGTGACTCGCCCGTCCCGCGGCCCCGACCCCGCGCCGGGGCCGCCGAGAGCCCTGCATCGGTGGTGCGCCTCTCGCCGCCTCCGGAGGCGGCGGCCGAGGCGGTGTCCTCCCGAGGCGGTGGCTGCCGAGGCGGACGTCCGCGCGGCCACGCCCCCAAGGCGGCGGGCGCCGGGCTGAGGCAGCCCGCACGTCGACGACGTTGCGCCCCCGAGGCGGGTGCCCGCCAAGCGGGTGTCCGCACGACCGGCCGCGCGGGCCGCCCGCCGCCGCCGAGTGGCCCGCACCGCGACGGCTGCCGCCGCGATCGCCGGCGCCACCGGACCGGGCAGGCACAGCGACGCCGAAGGTCGAAGGCCGACCAGGCCGGCCGGAGACCACCGCCGGGGCGCCACGCACGATCCGACACGACTGCCCCGCCGCCGCACCCGCGCCGGCTCGCCGGATCGGCGTCGGTCGGCCGGTCGTGATCGGGTGCCGCGCGGGCCGCACCCGCGCCGGCTGCCGGACAAGTCGCGGTCAGGTCGTGACGGCGAAGGCCCGTTCGCTGGCCGTCCACGCGGCGCCGATGACGCCCGCGAGATCACCCAGCTCCGACAGCACGATCGGCAGATTCCCCGTCGCCAGCGGCATCGACCGGCGGTACACCGAACTGCGGACCTCCGCGAGGAGCTGATGGCCGAGCCTGGCC
This genomic stretch from Actinoalloteichus hoggarensis harbors:
- a CDS encoding ABC transporter permease, which encodes MSTAVEARRPGMKAWLTLIQCEAKMVARDTAGLVVPIGLPLLSLVMSASSAGDEVISNGMTALDLFVLPLVLTMVIAIVGIINMPSFLSYYRRTGILRRLSVTPASPTMVLIAQVIVSVIQTVIGLAVAVAVAFIGFGANVPTNLAAALGVYLLTMAAMYAIGMIVAAIAPTPNSAVAIGLVTFFAFGALGGMFGGPDALPDFLASIGEWLPFGAAVDALAAAWAGTAVEMSSLISLGATTVLGVLVAAVLFRWD